The following are from one region of the Corylus avellana chromosome ca1, CavTom2PMs-1.0 genome:
- the LOC132192151 gene encoding diphosphomevalonate decarboxylase MVD2, peroxisomal-like: MAGDCGKWVVMVTAQTPMNMSVIKYWGKRDETLILPVNDSISITLDPDHLCTTTTVAVSPNFDRDRMWLNGKEISLSGGRYRNYLREIRSRATDVDDDENGIKIAEKDWEKLHLHIASYNNFPTAAGLASSAAGFACLVFALAKLMNLKEDRSKLSTIARQGSGSACRSLHGGFVKWIMGKDEDGKDSLAVQLADEKHWDDLVIIIAVVSSRQKETSSSTGMRETVETSLLLKHRAKEVVPKRIPQMEEAIKNHDFASFAQLTCAESNQFHAVCLDTSPPIFYMNDTSRRIISVVENWNRYEGTPQVAYTFDAGPNAVLFARNRKTAILLLQRLLFYFPPDSFFGLNSYIVGDKSILKDAGIEGIKDVEGLPPPPEMKDSIPSQKYKGDVSYFICTRPGRGPVLLSDKTQALLNPQTGLPK; the protein is encoded by the exons ATGGCGGGTGACTGTGGAAAATGGGTGGTGATGGTGACGGCGCAGACGCCGATGAACATGTCGGTGATAAAGTACTGGGGGAAGAGGGACGAGACACTAATCCTGCCTGTCAACGATAGCATCAGCATCACGCTTGATCCGGATCACCTCTGCACCACAACCACTGTCGCCGTCAGCCCCAACTTTGACCGGGACCGCATGTGGCTCAACGGCAAG GAAATTTCCCTTTCTGGAGGCAGGTACCGAAATTATCTTAGGGAAATTCGCAGTCGTGCCACTGATGTTGATGACGATGAAAATGGCATCAAAATTGCAGAGAAGGATTGGGAAAAGTTGCATTTACATATTGCTTCATACAACAATTTCCCTACTGCTGCTGGGTTGGCCTCTTCAGCGGCTGGGTTTGCTTGTCTTG TTTTTGCCCTCGCAAAGCTAATGAATTTGAAAGAAGATCGAAGCAAGCTTTCTACTATTGCGAG GCAAGGTTCAGGCAGTGCTTGTCGCAGCCTGCATGGGGGATTTGTCAAGTGGATCATGGGAAAA GATGAGGATGGAAAAGACAGTCTTGCAGTTCAACTTGCAGATGAAAAGCACTGGGATGatcttgttattattattgctGTG gtaaGTTCAAGGCAGAAGGAAACAAGTAGCAGCACTGGAATGCGTGAAACAGTCGAAACTAGTTTGCTTTTAAAACATAGAGCAAAG GAAGTAGTACCAAAACGCATTCCACAAATGGAAGAAGCCataaaaaatcatgattttgcatCTTTTGCTCAATTGACGTGTGCTGAAAGTAACCAGTTTCATGCTGTTTGCCTGGACACATCTCCCCCAATTTTCTACATGAATGATACATCCCGTAG GATAATCAGCGTCGTTGAAAACTGGAATCGCTATGAAGGAACGCCtcag GTGGCATATACTTTTGATGCGGGACCAAATGCTGTACTGTTTGCCCGTAATAGAAAGACTGCTATCCTTTTGCTTCAGAGGCTGCTCTTCTACTTCCCTCCAGATTCATTTTTTGGTTTGAACAG TTACATCGTTGGTGATAAGTCAATTCTAAAAGATGCTGGGATTGAGGGGATAAAGGATGTGGAAGGTTTGCCACCGCCCCCAGAAATGAAGGATAGCATTCCTTCCCAGAAATACAAGGGGGATGTTAGTTATTTCATCTGCACCAGACCTGGCAGAGGCCCAGTTTTGCTTTCTGATAAGACTCAGGCTCTTCTCAATCCCCAAACCGGGCTGCCTAAGTAA